From a single Cryptococcus neoformans var. neoformans B-3501A chromosome 3, whole genome shotgun sequence genomic region:
- a CDS encoding hypothetical protein (Match to ESTs gb|CF189358.1|CF189358, gb|CF185952.1|CF185952, gb|CF185951.1|CF185951; HMMPfam hit to Inos-1-P_synth, Myo-inositol-1-phosphate synthase, score: 744.4, E(): 6.1e-221), with the protein MSPTALDARGHNDSFSLPAQDQSEVHPSARRTPEGGLIKVESDSTVYEADGIKAKFTDRGASVIKGPDGKLSVKKTEKNFEFFTKSKVGRVGLMLVGLGGNNGTTVLATNLANKHNISWHTKNGIQQPNYIGSVVRASTVRLGTDPATGKDVFVPISDMLPMVHPNDFVIGGWDISSLSMDKAMLRAKVLEWDLQRQLIPLMEDVKPLPSIYYPDFIAANQADRADNLIPGGDKKAHLEHIRADIRRFKADNHLDSVVVLWTANTERYADIIPGVNDTANNLLKAVETSHEEVSPSTIFAIASILEGVPFINGSPQNTFVPGCIELAEKHKAFIGGDDFKSGQTKVKSVLAEFLVNAGIKPLSISSYNHLGNNDGKNLSSQRQFRSKEISKSSVVDDMVAANHILYKTAEDLSKATGEVVKKGEHPDHIVVIKHVPAVGDSKRAIDEYYSELLMGGRNVMNIFNECEDSLLATPLIFDLAILAELLTRVTYRENATGEWQPLYSVLSLLSYMLKAPLVKPGEDVVNSLNRQRNALEQFLKACLGLEHSNDLLLNTRVW; encoded by the exons ATGTCTCCTACCGCTTTGGACGCACGTGGTCATAACGActctttctctttgccTGCTCAAGACCAAAGCGAGGTTCACCCCAGCGCCCGGAGGACTCCTGAAGGTGGTCTTATCAAGGTCGAGAGTGACTCCACTGTCTATGAAGCCGATGGTATCAAAGCCAAATTCACCGACAGAGGGGCCTCAGTCATCA AGGGTCCTGACGGCAAGCTCTCTGTCAAaaagacggagaagaacTTTGAGTTCTTTACCAAGTCTAAGGTTGGCCGTGTTGG GCTTATGCTCGTCGGTCTAGGCGGTAACAACGGTACAACCGTCTTGGCGACTAATCTTGCCAACAAGCACAACATCTCTTGGCACACCAAGAATGGCATCCAGCAGCCCAACTACATTGGTTCTGTTGTTCGAGCTTCTACCGTCCGCCTTGGTACCGATCCTGCAACCGGAAAGGATGTCTTTGTGCCCATCTCTGACATGCTTCCCATGGTTCACCCCAACGACTTTGTCATTGGTGGCTGGGACATCTCTTCGCTCTCCATGGACAAGGCTATGCTCCGTGCCAAGGTTCTCGAATGGGATTTGCAAAGGCAGTTGATTCCTTTGATGGAGGATGTCAAGCCCCTTCCCAGTATTTACT ACCCCGACTTCATTGCGGCCAATCAGGCTGACAGGGCCGACAATCTTATCCCAGGCGGCGACAAGAAGGCTCATCTCGAGCACATTCGTGCTGATATCCGTCGCTTCAAGGCCGATAACCATCTTGACAGTGTCGTCGTTCTCTGGACTGCCAATACTGAGCGTTATGCCGACATCATTCCAGGGGTCAATGACACTGCCAACAACCTTCTCAAGGCCGTTGAGACCTCTCACGAGGAAGTCTCCCCCTCTACCATTTTTGCCATCGCTTCCATTCTCGAAGGCGTGCCTTTCATCAACGGCTCTCCCCAGAACACGTTTGTTCCCGGTTGTATTGAGCTTGCTGAGAAGCACAAGGCTTTCATTGGCGGTGATGATTTCAAGTCAGGCCAGACCAAGGTCAAATCAGTTCTTGCCGAATTCCTCGTCAATGCCGGTATTAAGCCCTTGTCGATCTCTTCTTACAACCACTTGGGTAACAATGATGGTAAGAACTTGAGCTCTCAGAGGCAGTTCAGATCCAAGGAGATCTCCAAGTCAAGCGTC GTCGATGATATGGTCGCTGCCAACCACATCCTCTACAAGACTGCCGAAGACCTCAGCAAAGCCACTGGAGAGGTCGTCAAAAAGGGCGAGCATCCTGACCACATCGTCGTTATCAAGCACGTCCCGGCTGTTGGTGACTCCA AGCGCGCTATCGACGAGTACTACTCCGAGCTTCTCATGGGTGGCCGCAACGTCATGAACATTTTCAACGAGTGTGAAGactctcttcttgccaCACCTCTTATCTTTGACCTTGCGATCCTCGCCGAGCTTCTCACTCGTGTGACTTACCGTGAGAACGCTACCGGCGAGTGGCAGCCGTTGTACAGTGTTCTCTCGCTCTTGTCTTACATGCTCAAGGCACCACTCGTCAAACCCGGCGAGGACGTCGTCAACTCTCTCAACAGGCAGAGAAACGCTTTGGAGCAGTTCCTCAAGGCTTGTCTCGGTTTGGAGCACTCGAACGACTTGTTATTGAATACTAGGGTCTGGTAG
- a CDS encoding hypothetical protein (Match to EST gb|CF190964.1|CF190964), with translation MVNVSNHFNYKPIPVPTSADPAMFKDFGRQVEGFEPDNVTSEQMEEIMDMLYKHSILLFKNLKLSPKQQFEMTHAFDPEANAYGHGNNKTGNTKSSILHPDLKTIPHQPQVQLIGNGKVPMVYEGLDRPQLKHPHHRTFHKSIISEEDDASGVTRFYRWHIDAALYGLSPPKVTTLYAVKVPKGPYQICRYDDGTGDELKVPLGGTAFVSGKNMFDVLPDELKSLAVRTNVEYAPHPYVWMSKAHALPTGLGLESEGLEMPMEELPEWEESKVKIFPMCWKNPVTGALHVQVHPCGAYKLHISPSEGAALYPEGGVIDDLKAVREILYKIQRPGIAPGLVYSQDWEEGDLVIFHNRGLLHSVMGAFKPDQLRMFHQCNLAASSDPVGPDAKDVNVYA, from the exons ATGGTCAACGTTTCTAACCACTTCAACTACAAACCCATTCCCGTTCCTACTTCTGCCGACCCCGCCATGTTCAAGGACTTTGGCAGGCAGGTTGAAGGGTTCGAGCCTGATAACGTCACTTCTGAGCAAATGGAGGAAATCATGGACATGCTTTATAAG CACTCCATTCTTTTGTTCAAGaacctcaagctctctccTAAGCAGCAGTTCGAAATGACACACGCGTTCGACCCCGAAGCCAACGCCTATGGTCATGGTAACAACAAGACTGGCAATACCAAGTCGTCCATCTTGCATCCCGACTTGAAAACTATCCCTCATCAGCCTCAGGTGCAGTTGATTGGCAACGGCAAGGTCCCCATGGTCTACGAAGGCCTCGATCGT CCCCAACTCAAACATCCCCATCACAGAACATTCCACAAGAGTATAATCTCTGAAGAGGACGACGCGAGTGGTGTGACCCGATTCTATCGATG GCACATTGATGCAGCTCTTTACGGCCTCTCTCCTCCTAAAGTCACCACGCTTTATGCTGTCAAAGTGCCCAAAGGACCTTATCAGATTTGTCGATACGACGACGGCACAGGTGACGAGCTTAAGGTGCCTCTTGGTGGTACAGCTT TCGTGAGCGGGAAGAACATGTTTGATGTCCTCCCCGACGAATTGAAGTCTCTTGCCGTTCGAACCAATGTCGAGTACGCTCCTCACCCATATGTCTGGATGTCTAAGGCCCACGCGCTTCCTACTGGTCTTGGACTTGAATCGGAAGGTCTTGAAATGCCTATGGAGGAGTTGCCAGAGTGGGAGGAGAGCAAAGTCAAGATCTTCCCAATG TGCTGGAAGAACCCTGTCACTGGTGCATTACACGTACAAGTGCACCCTTGCGGCGCTTACAAACTTCACATATCCCCTTCCGAAGGTGCTGCTCTTTATCCCGAAGGTGGGGTCATTGACGATCTTAAGGCTGTCCGTGAGATCCTCTACAAGATCCAGCGACCGGGCATCGCCCCCGGGTTGGTCTACTCCCAAgactgggaagaaggtgatTTGGTTATCTTCCATAATAGGGGGTTGCTTCACTCTGTTATGGGCGCTTTCAAGCCGGATCAGTTGAGGATGTTCCACCAATGTAATCTTGCGGCGTCGTCTGATCCCGTTGGACCGGATGCGAAAGATGTGAATGTTTATGCTTAG
- a CDS encoding hypothetical protein (HMMPfam hit to Adaptin_N, Adaptin N terminal region, score: 247.1, E(): 3.1e-71), translating to MATFNRLSQRIMENFQETTRDLSLIAGPGSSTTYFDTSDEKLKEISKLLESRSERERLEGMKRIIAGMSKGRDMEPFFAQVVKNVVSQSIEIRKLVYIYLLRFASTNSDLVLLSINTFQKDLSDPSPLIRSMSLRVLTSIRVPVIQGIIMLGLKKLVNDRNPWVRKTVAGGLAKVYEMDNSSLPSLISLLQTLLSSPSPLTLGASLTAFQEMCPERLDLLHPYFRHICRLIVDADEWGQAVALEVLSRYARVMLEKPVGVGAVRPQPMTEQQKHQDESEDEFEGVDQDLAMLLYCIKPLFHSRNPAVILATAKAYWYLAPIDNAIVGQHLLVKPLLRLAGSSNSEEDRAKEIVALTWEILAEMVDERPWLFIPYQSSFFLHSQDSSLVQKAKLRALGSMHYIRLPDEIVAEEAVTAIGSCIKTHSDLASSGLGALMKLLKSDRETLVAQAVLVLKSVILSHSQALGSSISPQRLVARLAKGLDSINNPKARASVYWLVGQFSAIDPSEESEKKGLGWEGVALWVPDVLRKAIKGFANESVSAKLQILTLAIKILVIAPSNPKLDLMAQYLFMLARYDADYDVRDRARFLNALLRGVRAEKPVNSSTADSPPVEEEHEQDTGGVVLRREQVKFAVSGRRQLGAVEVAENSRRGEFEVASTSRIAGKKLKGYEALPEWTDDPTDSSLRDSDLDKPQMTTPAPTAISSQTPIHPHAPLHVSSASSIPKRALQNTASVASASPAGSSPAGSARQTAMINSKFQDLDAFLNSETESETETETEAESEGEEESKDARVRGVVSDRLGGVAIEYEYDEETDESEDGMDSETSEGEDQRLYRE from the exons ATGGCGACTTTCAACCGCCTCTCGCAGAGGATAATGGAGAACTTCCAAGAAACAACACGCGACCTCTCCCTCATCGCTGGTCCGGGATCATCCACCACCTACTTTGATACGTCCGATGAGAAACTGAAGGAAATCTCCAAGCTGCTAGAGAGCAGAAgcgaaagagaaaggcTGGAAGGTATGAAGAGGATCATTGCAGGGATGTCCAAGGGAAGGGATATGGAGCCATTTTTCGCTCAGGTCGTGAAAAACGTAGTCTCCCAAAGCATCGAGATCCGCAAGTTAGTCTACATCTACTTGCTCAGGTT TGCTTCAACAAACTCCGACCTTGTGCTTCTGTCTATCAACACCTTTCAAAAGGACTTATCCGATCCTTCTCCGCTCATAAGGTCTATGTCTCTGCGAGTATTAACGTCTATCAGAGTCCCTGTCATTCAAG GTATTATCATGCTGGGACTAAAGAAGCTTGTGAATGATCGGAATCCTTGGGTACGCAAGACAGTCGCAGGTGGACTTGCCAAAGTCTACGA AATGGATAactcctcccttccttctctcattTCACTTCTACAGACCCTTCTATCCTCCCCGTCACCTCTTACTCTCGGAGCCTCACTCACCGCTTTCCAAGAAATGTGTCCCGAACGTCTCGacctccttcatccctACTTCCGGCACATATGTCGGCTCATCGTTGACGCAGACGAATGGGGACAAGCTGTCGCCTTGGAAGTCCTTTCTAGGTATGCGAGAGTAATGTTGGAGAAGCCTGTCGGTGTGGGTGCAGTACGTCCTCAACCTATGACGGAACAGCAGAAGCACCAGGACGAGAGCGAGGACGAATTTGAAGGTGTCGACCAAGACTTGGCTATGCTTCTCTACTGCATTAAGCCTCTTTTCCACTCTCGGAACCCAGCTGTAATTCTCGCAACCGCGAAAGCATATTGGTATCTCGCCCCGATTGATAATGCCATCGTCGGACAACATTTACTTGTAAAGCCATTGCTTAGGCTAGCAGGAAGCTCGAATAGTGAGGAGGATAGAGCCAAGGAAATTGTGGCCTTAACATGGGAAATTCTGGCTGAGATGGTAGACGAGAGACCC TGGCTTTTCATCCCTTATCAATCgtcattcttccttcattctcaaGATTCTTCCCTTGTGCAGAAAGCTAAACTCAGGGCTCTGGGCTCGATG CATTACATCCGATTGCCAGATGAAATCGTGGCGGAGGAAGCAGTGACAGCGATTGGTAGCTGTATCAAAACCCATTCGGATTTGGCGTCTTCAGGCCTGGGTGCACTCATGAAATTACTCAAGAGTGATAGAG AGACCCTTGTGGCTCAGGCCGTGCTCGTATTGAAGTCTGTAATACTTTCGCATTCCCAAGCGCTTGGTTCTTCCATATCTCCTCAGCGTCTCGTTGCCCGTTTGGCTAAAGGCCTCGACTCTATTAACAATCCCAAAGCTCGAGCTAGCGTTTACTGGCTTGTTGGACAATTCTCCGCAATCGACCCTTCTGAAGAatcagagaagaagggtctGGGCTGGGAAGGCGTAGCCCTCTGGGTACCTGATGTGCTTAGGAAAGCGATTAAGGGTTTCGCCAACGAATCCGTCTCTGCGAAGCTCCAAATCCTCACGCTCGCCATCAAAATTTTGGTCATTGCACCTTCAAACCCCAAGCTGGACTTGATGGCCCAGTATCTCTTCATGCTCGCACGCTATGATGCCGATTATGATGTGCGTGATCGTGCGCGATTCTTAAACGCTCTTTTGCGTGGGGTCCGAGCGGAGAAGCCTGTCAATAGCAGTACTGCCGACAGTCCGCCCGTCGAGGAGGAACATGAACAAGATACAGGTGGGGTCGTACTTAGACGTGAACAAGTCAAATTTGCAGTTTCGGGTAGGAGGCAACTGGGAGCTGTAGAAGTGGCGGAAAACAGTAGGCGTGGGGAGTTTGAGGTAGCTTCCACCTCAAGGATCGCGGGCAAAAAGTTGAAGGGATACGAGGCCCTACCAGAATGGACGGATGATCCTACAGATTCGTCATTGCGAGATTCAGAT CTCGATAAACCCCAAATGACGACACCTGCACCCACGGCTATCTCATCACAAACCCCCATACACCCTCATGCGCCTTTACACGTTTCTTCAGCATCATCCATACCTAAGCGTGCTCTCCAAAATACTGCTTCTGTAGCATCAGCATCCCCCGCCGGCAGCTCACCAGCTGGATCGGCGCGTCAAACAGCCATGATTAATTCCAAGTTCCAGGATCTGGATGCGTTTTTGAATAGCGAGACTGAATCGGAGACAGAAACGGAGACGGAGGCGGAAagcgagggcgaggaggagagcaAAGACGCTAGGGTACGAGGTGTGGTATCTGATAGACTAGGCGGTGTGGCGATCGAGTACGAatatgatgaagagacAGACGAAAGTGAAGACGGGATGGACAGTGAGACAAGCGAAGGCGAAGACCAGAGGCTTTATAGAGAATAA